A region of the Chloroflexota bacterium genome:
AGCGTGACGTGCGTGCAGTCCGGGATCAGCGAGGCGGCCCATTGCGCCTCGCGGTCTTCGAGCGCCCCGCCGTGGGCCGGATTCCCCTGGAGCATCAGCACCGGGCAACCGATCCGACGCAGTCGGTCCGCCAGGTCGTAGTGCTCAACGGCGGTGTTCTCGATGACCGGCGTCAGCACCTCGGGGTCGATCTGGCTCAGGGTGTGCGCCCGCGCCCGGGTGGTCACGGCGTCCACGGCTGGCTGCAACGCCATCAGCTTTGCAGACAAGACTGAGACACTGTGGCCCTCGCGCGCCAACGCCCGCTGGGCCGAGAAGCGCGCGTACTCCGGCCGCATCCCGAACGGTCGGCCGTCAAACGCCCCCAGCGGCGGATCGCCCAACACGACGGCGCGCACCAGCTCGGGCGCCTCCGAGGCCACCCCGATGGAGATCATCGAGCCGAGCGACTGCCCGATCAGCACCGTCGGCCCGTTCCCGAGATGCCGCAGCAGCGCGATGACGTCCTCGGCGTAGTCCATCAGCCCGTAGCGGCCGGGCACGCGGCCGGACCGGCCATGCCCGCGCAGGTCGGCGGCGTAGACGTGGAAGCGCGGCGTCAAGGCCGGCAGCACGTTCAGGAAGTTCTGCCAGCGCGAGACGATGCCGTGCAGGAGCAGCAGCGGCGGCCCGTCGCTCGGCTCCTCCACGTAGTGAATCGACACGGTCCCGGTATCGAACGTCCGCTCGACAAGCATGGCTGATCCCTTCTGCTGACGCCGCCTGCGTGGCGCCGGGGGAAGGGTGCGCTACTGGGTCGCCGCCTGTCGAGGCGGGGCGCGGCAGACGCAGGGCGATTGCATGTTGATGTCGTCGTGCCGCCGCGTCGGGGCTTGAAAGCCCCGCCTACGATCCTGCCGTCGCTGCGCGACGCTGTAGTCTCACCAGTCCCTGTCCGTGCCCGGTGTCCGTCGCGCAGCGACGGCGTGACTGTAGGCGGGGACTTCAGTCCCCGACCGCCCGTTCCATGATGCTTCGGGGACACCAATGAAC
Encoded here:
- a CDS encoding alpha/beta hydrolase, giving the protein MLVERTFDTGTVSIHYVEEPSDGPPLLLLHGIVSRWQNFLNVLPALTPRFHVYAADLRGHGRSGRVPGRYGLMDYAEDVIALLRHLGNGPTVLIGQSLGSMISIGVASEAPELVRAVVLGDPPLGAFDGRPFGMRPEYARFSAQRALAREGHSVSVLSAKLMALQPAVDAVTTRARAHTLSQIDPEVLTPVIENTAVEHYDLADRLRRIGCPVLMLQGNPAHGGALEDREAQWAASLIPDCTHVTLPDVGHGIHTEAGPRYSYLVPTFLESL